A single region of the Leptothrix cholodnii SP-6 genome encodes:
- a CDS encoding alpha/beta hydrolase, whose protein sequence is MALETLELQSGPNPVASIVVLHGLGADGSDFVPIAEQLDLSAIGDVRFVFPDAPVRPVTVNGGYQMRAWYDIFNADLVRREDEAGLRASLADVQALLDREAALGIAPQRTVLMGFSQGCAMTLLAGLRAPQRLAGLACLSGYLPLAARTAAERSAANQDVQIFMAHGRFDPIVTIDRGLASCATLAALGYAIDWREYPMEHSVCEEEIDDLNRWLLKVLA, encoded by the coding sequence ATGGCTCTCGAAACCCTTGAACTCCAGTCCGGCCCCAACCCGGTGGCCAGCATCGTGGTGCTGCACGGCCTGGGCGCCGACGGCTCCGACTTCGTGCCGATCGCCGAACAGCTCGACCTGTCGGCGATCGGCGACGTGCGATTCGTGTTCCCCGACGCGCCGGTGCGCCCGGTCACGGTCAACGGCGGCTATCAGATGCGCGCCTGGTACGACATCTTCAACGCCGACCTGGTGCGCCGCGAGGACGAAGCCGGCCTGCGCGCCTCGCTGGCCGACGTGCAGGCGCTGCTCGACCGCGAGGCCGCGCTCGGCATCGCGCCGCAGCGCACCGTGCTGATGGGCTTCTCGCAAGGCTGCGCGATGACCCTGCTGGCGGGCCTGCGCGCGCCGCAGCGTCTGGCCGGACTGGCCTGCCTGTCGGGCTACCTGCCGCTGGCGGCCCGCACCGCCGCCGAACGCAGTGCCGCCAACCAGGACGTGCAGATCTTCATGGCGCACGGCCGCTTCGACCCGATCGTGACGATCGACCGCGGCCTGGCCTCATGCGCCACGCTGGCCGCGCTCGGCTACGCCATCGACTGGCGCGAGTACCCGATGGAACACTCGGTCTGCGAAGAAGAGATCGACGACCTGAACCGCTGGCTGCTGAAGGTGCTGGCCTAG
- a CDS encoding SDR family NAD(P)-dependent oxidoreductase codes for MNTQNPQKPIDRLPPNGFPTGFRALVIGASGAIGAAMVAQLRADPACSAVVALHRRSQPAIDFEREDSIAAAAAELAAQAPFHLIVNAAGLLHADAGNGTDGFMPEKKLGDIEMAQMLDTFRVNTFGPALLLRHFSRLLDRQRGVLALLSAKVGSIEDNRLGGWYSYRASKAALNMFIKTAAIELKRSQPQAVVVALHPGTVNSRLSMPFRGAEIGRSPEVAAAEMLAVLAGLAPGDSGQFVAYDGQRLPW; via the coding sequence ATGAACACACAGAACCCCCAGAAGCCGATCGATCGCCTCCCGCCGAACGGCTTTCCGACCGGTTTCCGGGCGCTGGTGATCGGCGCATCCGGCGCGATCGGCGCGGCGATGGTGGCGCAGCTGCGCGCCGATCCGGCCTGCTCGGCGGTGGTCGCGCTGCACCGCCGGTCGCAGCCGGCGATCGATTTCGAGCGCGAGGACAGCATCGCCGCAGCCGCCGCCGAGCTGGCCGCGCAGGCGCCGTTCCACCTGATCGTCAACGCCGCCGGCCTGCTGCACGCGGATGCCGGAAACGGCACGGACGGCTTCATGCCCGAGAAGAAGCTCGGCGACATCGAGATGGCGCAGATGCTCGACACCTTCCGCGTCAACACCTTCGGCCCGGCGCTGCTGCTGCGCCACTTCAGCCGCCTGCTCGACCGCCAGCGCGGCGTGCTGGCGCTGCTGTCGGCCAAGGTCGGCAGCATCGAGGACAACCGGCTCGGCGGCTGGTACAGCTACCGCGCGTCGAAGGCGGCGCTCAACATGTTCATCAAGACGGCCGCCATCGAGTTGAAGCGCAGCCAGCCGCAGGCGGTGGTGGTGGCGCTGCACCCGGGCACCGTGAACTCGCGGCTGTCGATGCCGTTTCGCGGCGCCGAGATCGGCCGCTCGCCCGAGGTGGCTGCGGCCGAGATGCTGGCGGTGCTGGCCGGGCTGGCGCCGGGCGACAGCGGGCAGTTCGTGGCGTATGACGGGCAGCGGCTGCCTTGGTAG
- a CDS encoding B12-binding domain-containing radical SAM protein: protein MPSQPVRVLSVIAPMTQLNTPYPSTAYLTGFLRSRGVDAVQEDLALALALKLLSRDGLASVHARIATLPAAKRTPRVQAFEADYARYAATIAPTLAFLQGRDATLAHRICSRAFLPEGSRFAPLDAFEDADGSGPLAWAFGALGAQDHARHLATLYLNDIADVIREAVDPRFEFVRYAESLALSQPTFDPLADALAAPPTLVDELLRELTLAAIERHRPTLVLVSVPFPGAVYAAFRIAQAIKAIDPTIVTALGGGYVNTELRELTEPRVFEHFDYLTLDAGERPLLALLEHLDGKRSQTRLVRTFVRQDGAVKYINFVEPDVAFEDVGTPTWDGLPLDRYLSLLDMLNPMHRLWSDGRWNKLTVAHGCYWKKCSFCDVSLDYISRYDTASAQTLVNRIETIVNETGQTGFHFVDEAAPPKSLKALAAELQRRQLGISWWGNIRFEKSFTPELCQQLADSGCIAISGGLEVASDRLLTLMKKGVSVDQVARVTKGFADAGILVHAYLMYGFPTQTAQDTVDALEYVRQLFEQGCIQSGFFHRFACTVHSPVGQAPQDYGVTLQPLPPVSFAKNDIGFIDPTGTDHDALGVGLKKALYNYMHGIGLDEDVRAWFDFPVPKSRVGRNRIAKALAGA from the coding sequence ATGCCGTCCCAACCCGTTCGTGTCCTGTCCGTCATCGCGCCGATGACGCAGCTCAACACCCCGTATCCGTCGACCGCCTACCTGACCGGCTTCCTGCGCTCGCGCGGGGTCGACGCGGTGCAGGAGGATCTGGCGCTGGCGCTGGCGCTGAAACTGCTGTCGCGCGACGGCCTGGCCAGCGTGCACGCGCGCATCGCCACGCTGCCCGCCGCCAAGCGCACGCCGCGGGTGCAGGCCTTCGAGGCCGACTACGCCCGTTACGCCGCCACCATCGCGCCGACGCTGGCGTTTCTGCAGGGCCGCGACGCCACGCTGGCGCACCGCATCTGCAGCCGCGCCTTCCTGCCCGAAGGCTCGCGCTTCGCGCCGCTCGATGCCTTCGAGGACGCCGACGGCAGCGGCCCGCTCGCCTGGGCCTTCGGCGCGCTCGGTGCGCAGGACCACGCCCGACACCTGGCCACGCTGTACCTGAACGACATCGCCGACGTGATCCGCGAGGCGGTCGACCCGCGTTTCGAGTTCGTGCGCTACGCCGAGAGCCTGGCGCTCAGCCAGCCCACCTTCGACCCGCTGGCCGATGCGCTGGCGGCGCCGCCCACCCTCGTCGACGAACTGCTGCGCGAGCTGACGCTGGCCGCGATCGAGCGCCACCGGCCGACGCTCGTGCTGGTGTCGGTGCCGTTCCCGGGCGCGGTCTACGCGGCCTTCCGCATCGCGCAGGCGATCAAGGCGATCGACCCGACGATCGTCACCGCGCTGGGCGGCGGCTACGTCAACACCGAGCTGCGCGAGCTGACCGAGCCGCGTGTGTTCGAGCACTTCGACTACCTGACGCTCGACGCTGGCGAGCGCCCGCTGCTGGCGCTGCTCGAACACCTCGACGGCAAGCGCTCGCAGACGCGCCTGGTGCGCACCTTCGTGCGCCAGGACGGCGCGGTGAAGTACATCAACTTCGTCGAGCCCGACGTTGCGTTCGAGGACGTCGGCACGCCGACCTGGGACGGCCTGCCGCTGGACCGCTATCTCAGCCTGCTGGACATGCTCAACCCGATGCACCGGCTGTGGAGCGACGGGCGCTGGAACAAGCTGACCGTGGCGCACGGCTGCTACTGGAAGAAGTGCAGCTTCTGCGACGTCAGCCTCGACTACATCTCGCGCTACGACACGGCGAGCGCACAGACGCTGGTGAACCGCATCGAGACCATCGTCAACGAGACCGGCCAGACCGGCTTCCATTTCGTCGACGAGGCGGCGCCGCCGAAGTCGCTGAAAGCGCTCGCCGCCGAACTGCAGCGCCGCCAGCTGGGCATCAGCTGGTGGGGCAACATCCGCTTCGAGAAGAGCTTCACGCCCGAGCTGTGCCAGCAGCTTGCCGACAGCGGCTGCATCGCGATCTCGGGCGGGCTCGAAGTCGCGTCGGACCGCCTGCTGACGCTGATGAAGAAGGGCGTGTCGGTCGATCAGGTGGCGCGTGTCACCAAGGGTTTTGCCGACGCCGGCATCCTGGTGCATGCCTACCTGATGTACGGTTTCCCGACCCAGACCGCGCAGGACACGGTGGACGCGCTCGAATACGTGCGCCAGCTGTTCGAGCAGGGCTGCATCCAGTCGGGCTTCTTCCACCGCTTTGCCTGCACCGTGCACTCGCCGGTGGGCCAGGCGCCGCAGGACTACGGCGTGACGCTGCAGCCGCTGCCGCCGGTGAGCTTCGCCAAGAACGACATCGGCTTCATCGACCCGACCGGCACCGATCACGACGCGCTCGGTGTCGGCCTGAAGAAGGCGCTCTACAACTACATGCACGGCATCGGGCTGGACGAGGACGTGCGCGCCTGGTTCGACTTCCCGGTGCCGAAGTCGCGGGTCGGGCGCAACCGCATCGCCAAGGCCTTGGCCGGCGCCTGA
- a CDS encoding sensor histidine kinase, which yields MLKPLHDPRAVTGTTPDSATDAPPASRPARLVSRWALRFMLAMLAIAWASVLVVIGLEYRESMAAQARHNTNLARAFEEQTVRVVAAVDQATIRMRDAVRSGAHTLADLAQFANETGMAPTILVQLSLVGPDGRFSGSNLDPDGSKTGHVDLSTREHIRVHLSPDGAAGQHADGLFIGKPVLGKVSGRWTIQLSRRIDGPDGRVLGVVVASLDPSYFENVYRSVELGRQGGVTLVGTDLAIRARVMGDSSLGMGANIGAASPLVSGGWQRSGDYVSASTVDGVERLVGYHRIDDYPLYVLVSSATAESLAGWRAMRNTVLLLTALLSAAVIAAAWIFLSNVRRLEASNVALIASEARAQSANHAKTEFLAAISHELRTPLTSIRGFAELMEKRIEQPKFKDQAGMIRRAAEHLNALLTQILDFAKIEAGAMRVGATPVAIRPLVRGTADFFAVSAAEKGLELRVQIADDVPETLLTDELRLKQVLNNLLSNAMKFTAGGHVAIEVERDATQLRLHVVDTGPGIPAEQHELIFERFRQADSQVAHQHGGTGLGLALSRSLAELMGGTLGVTSTPGEGARFTLTLPLGAPA from the coding sequence ATGCTGAAACCCTTGCACGACCCGCGCGCCGTCACCGGAACCACCCCCGACAGCGCGACCGACGCCCCGCCCGCCTCGCGCCCTGCCCGCCTCGTCAGCCGCTGGGCGCTGCGCTTCATGCTGGCGATGCTGGCGATCGCCTGGGCCTCGGTGCTGGTCGTGATCGGCCTCGAATACCGCGAGTCGATGGCCGCGCAGGCGCGCCACAACACCAACCTCGCGCGCGCCTTCGAGGAGCAGACCGTGCGCGTGGTGGCGGCCGTCGACCAGGCCACCATCCGCATGCGCGACGCGGTGCGCAGCGGCGCGCACACGCTGGCCGACCTGGCGCAGTTCGCCAACGAGACCGGCATGGCGCCGACCATCCTGGTGCAGCTCTCGCTGGTCGGGCCGGACGGCCGCTTCAGCGGCAGCAACCTCGACCCCGACGGCAGCAAGACCGGCCACGTCGACCTGTCCACGCGCGAGCACATCCGCGTCCACCTGAGCCCCGACGGCGCCGCCGGGCAGCATGCCGACGGCCTGTTCATCGGCAAGCCGGTGCTCGGCAAGGTCTCCGGGCGCTGGACGATCCAGCTGTCGCGCCGCATCGACGGGCCGGACGGCCGGGTGCTGGGCGTGGTGGTGGCCTCGCTCGACCCGAGCTACTTCGAGAACGTCTACCGCAGCGTCGAGCTCGGCCGCCAGGGTGGCGTGACGCTGGTCGGCACCGACCTGGCGATCCGCGCCCGCGTGATGGGCGACTCCAGCCTCGGCATGGGCGCCAACATCGGTGCCGCCAGCCCGCTGGTGAGCGGCGGCTGGCAGCGTTCGGGCGACTACGTCAGCGCCAGCACGGTCGACGGCGTCGAGCGCCTGGTCGGCTACCACCGCATCGACGACTACCCGCTGTACGTCCTGGTGTCGTCGGCCACCGCCGAATCGCTGGCCGGCTGGCGGGCGATGCGCAACACCGTGCTGCTGCTGACCGCGCTGCTCAGCGCGGCCGTGATCGCCGCGGCCTGGATCTTCCTGAGCAACGTGCGGCGCCTGGAAGCCAGCAACGTCGCGCTGATCGCCAGCGAGGCGCGGGCGCAGTCGGCCAACCACGCCAAGACCGAGTTCCTGGCCGCCATCTCGCACGAGCTGCGCACGCCGCTGACGAGCATCCGCGGCTTCGCCGAACTGATGGAAAAACGCATCGAGCAGCCCAAGTTCAAGGACCAGGCCGGCATGATCCGCCGCGCCGCCGAGCACCTGAACGCGCTGCTCACCCAGATCCTCGACTTCGCCAAGATCGAGGCCGGCGCGATGCGCGTGGGCGCCACGCCGGTGGCGATCCGCCCGCTGGTCAGGGGCACCGCCGACTTCTTCGCGGTGAGCGCCGCCGAGAAGGGGCTGGAACTGCGGGTGCAGATCGCCGACGACGTGCCCGAGACCCTGCTCACCGACGAACTGCGCCTCAAGCAGGTGCTCAACAACCTGCTGTCCAACGCCATGAAGTTCACCGCCGGCGGCCACGTCGCGATCGAGGTCGAACGCGACGCCACGCAGCTGCGCCTGCACGTGGTCGACACCGGGCCGGGCATCCCGGCCGAGCAGCACGAGCTGATCTTCGAGCGCTTCCGGCAGGCCGACAGCCAGGTCGCGCACCAGCACGGCGGCACCGGCCTGGGCCTGGCGCTGTCGCGCTCGCTGGCCGAGCTGATGGGCGGCACGCTGGGCGTGACATCGACGCCGGGCGAAGGCGCGCGCTTCACGCTGACGTTGCCGCTCGGCGCGCCGGCCTGA
- a CDS encoding dienelactone hydrolase family protein — MGTTVTFQRPDGQSVSGYLAEPAHLAGAPAVVVIQEWWGLNDQIRGVADRLAQAGYIALVPDLYRGKSTVEAEEAHHLMSGLNFGDAASQDVRGAVQYLKGRAVKVGVTGFCMGGALTLLALANVPELDAGVVWYGCPPLEYIDASKIKVPVQGHWATQDQFFKIETVDALQAQLTEAGVSTDFHRYLAHHAFANETAVGPGRIPATQYDAVWAQQAWDRTLRFFGRTLG, encoded by the coding sequence ATGGGAACCACCGTCACCTTCCAGCGCCCCGACGGGCAATCCGTGTCGGGTTATCTGGCCGAACCCGCCCACCTCGCCGGCGCGCCGGCGGTGGTGGTGATCCAGGAGTGGTGGGGCCTGAACGACCAGATCCGCGGCGTCGCCGACCGGCTGGCACAGGCCGGCTACATCGCGCTGGTGCCCGACCTCTACCGCGGCAAGTCGACCGTCGAGGCCGAGGAGGCGCATCACCTGATGAGCGGCCTGAACTTCGGCGACGCCGCCTCGCAGGACGTGCGCGGCGCGGTGCAGTACCTCAAGGGCCGCGCGGTCAAGGTCGGCGTCACCGGCTTCTGCATGGGCGGCGCGCTGACGCTGCTGGCCCTGGCCAACGTGCCCGAGCTCGACGCCGGCGTGGTCTGGTACGGCTGCCCGCCGCTCGAATACATCGACGCCAGCAAGATCAAGGTGCCGGTGCAGGGCCACTGGGCCACGCAGGACCAGTTCTTCAAGATCGAGACCGTCGACGCCCTGCAGGCCCAGCTGACCGAAGCCGGCGTCAGCACCGACTTCCACCGCTACCTGGCGCACCACGCGTTCGCCAACGAGACCGCGGTCGGCCCCGGCCGCATCCCCGCCACGCAGTACGACGCGGTGTGGGCGCAGCAGGCGTGGGATCGCACGCTGCGCTTCTTCGGCCGCACGCTGGGCTGA
- a CDS encoding MOSC domain-containing protein translates to MQLLSLNLGTVRPLMIDGRRIMTAIGKAPVAGPVAVGRLGLAGDEQADPSVHGGLDKAIYAWPGEHYAWWQAQRRERGTSLFDETLPAGFAGENLTLQGLDEQQVWVGDELHFPDCVLRVTQPREPCFKFNAVMGYAQAARDMVTSGRSGWYLAVQQPGTLEAGQPFELRAGSRSVGIAQALAGKRHKHLR, encoded by the coding sequence ATGCAGCTGCTCAGCCTCAACCTCGGCACCGTCCGCCCCCTGATGATCGACGGGCGACGCATCATGACCGCGATCGGCAAGGCGCCGGTGGCCGGGCCGGTGGCGGTCGGCCGGCTGGGGCTGGCCGGCGACGAGCAGGCCGACCCGAGCGTGCACGGCGGGCTCGACAAGGCGATCTACGCCTGGCCGGGCGAGCACTACGCCTGGTGGCAGGCGCAGCGGCGCGAACGCGGTACGAGCCTATTCGACGAGACCCTGCCGGCCGGCTTCGCGGGCGAGAACCTCACGCTGCAGGGGCTGGACGAACAGCAGGTGTGGGTGGGCGACGAGCTGCACTTTCCCGACTGCGTGCTGCGGGTCACGCAGCCGCGCGAGCCCTGCTTCAAGTTCAACGCCGTGATGGGCTACGCGCAGGCCGCCCGCGACATGGTCACCTCCGGGCGCAGCGGCTGGTATCTGGCGGTGCAGCAGCCCGGCACGCTCGAAGCCGGCCAGCCCTTCGAGCTGCGCGCGGGTTCACGCAGCGTGGGCATCGCGCAGGCGCTGGCCGGCAAACGCCACAAGCACCTGCGCTGA
- a CDS encoding DEAD/DEAH box helicase has product MSLSDIRSALRDELEATPEHYDFKVLASERDGHLWRVTLQPGHAWAEGRYAAQLMLDDSFDGSSAWWGGPPKGHASVLAIAPEDDQIILKDASAPPPGPDQLIRLYPPRFLNALADCWRDDDWAGLAWASLRDLAAPSPVATERLDGAAFGWLRPAQRQALQLVGQSSSFLWGPPGTGKTTALGVLLAEYLHVNAGARVLLLSTTNHAVDQAVLAVDKALQQKRREGLRGSVKRLGTRFVASAYRGREHLLPVFDPDLIARLSRAEAARPPTSDLQAYSRWSERVEGLRLQMRAESLRVLRSARLAAMTTTRAAFTLKTLRELPPFDLVVFDEASQVSLAHTLALIPLGRARLFAGDPQQLAPVVRSASREARRWLGRSPFAEKPRGGPSVCLLDEQSRMAASICDLVSHLFYDGELRVAADARADPAWLATRTRPFGGIEADRHVHVETVAQDGGWSAAHRGPVRVASAEHIAQRVAQALAQGELAAHELVLLTPFRAQRALIRQRLAAHGVFQVKVSTVHRAQGSEAAVVIFDPADGAQPFLRTEEAGRLINVALSRAQAKVVVYLSGADAANPVLAQIVNRLRLAGDARRATPIGELALRSDFPACAVGLRVAIGRHAGEVSRASPDGRQLWMVNEASGAEQLFDAAFLRRKAAGA; this is encoded by the coding sequence ATGAGCCTTTCCGACATCCGCTCGGCCCTCCGCGACGAGCTGGAGGCCACGCCCGAGCACTACGACTTCAAGGTGCTCGCCAGCGAGCGCGACGGCCATCTCTGGCGCGTCACGCTGCAGCCCGGCCACGCCTGGGCCGAGGGCCGGTACGCCGCGCAGCTGATGCTCGACGACTCGTTCGACGGCTCATCGGCCTGGTGGGGCGGCCCGCCCAAGGGCCACGCCAGCGTGCTGGCGATCGCGCCCGAGGACGACCAGATCATCCTGAAGGACGCCAGCGCGCCGCCGCCCGGCCCCGACCAGCTGATCCGCCTCTACCCGCCGCGTTTCCTCAACGCCCTGGCCGACTGCTGGCGCGACGACGACTGGGCCGGGCTCGCCTGGGCCAGCCTGCGTGACCTGGCCGCACCGAGCCCGGTCGCGACCGAGCGCCTGGACGGCGCCGCCTTCGGCTGGCTGCGCCCGGCGCAGCGCCAGGCGCTGCAGCTGGTCGGCCAGTCGAGCAGCTTTCTGTGGGGTCCGCCCGGCACCGGCAAGACCACCGCGCTGGGCGTGCTGCTGGCCGAGTACCTGCACGTCAACGCCGGCGCGCGCGTGCTGCTGCTGTCGACCACCAACCACGCGGTCGACCAGGCCGTGCTGGCGGTCGACAAGGCGCTGCAGCAGAAGCGCCGCGAGGGTCTGCGCGGCAGCGTCAAGCGGCTCGGCACGCGCTTCGTGGCGAGTGCCTACCGCGGCCGCGAGCACCTGCTGCCGGTGTTCGATCCGGATCTGATCGCCCGCCTGTCACGCGCCGAAGCGGCGCGCCCGCCGACCTCCGATCTGCAGGCCTACAGCCGCTGGTCGGAGCGGGTCGAGGGCCTGCGGCTGCAGATGCGCGCCGAGTCGCTACGGGTGCTGCGCAGCGCCCGGCTGGCGGCGATGACGACCACCCGCGCCGCCTTCACGCTCAAGACGCTGCGCGAGCTGCCGCCGTTCGACCTGGTGGTGTTCGACGAGGCCAGCCAGGTCAGCCTGGCGCACACGCTGGCGCTGATCCCGCTCGGCCGGGCGCGGCTGTTCGCGGGCGATCCGCAGCAGCTCGCGCCGGTGGTGCGCAGCGCCAGCCGCGAGGCGCGCCGCTGGCTCGGCCGCTCGCCGTTTGCCGAGAAACCGCGTGGCGGGCCGTCGGTCTGCCTGCTCGACGAGCAGTCGCGCATGGCCGCGTCGATCTGCGATCTGGTCAGCCACCTGTTCTACGACGGCGAGCTGCGCGTGGCCGCCGATGCGCGGGCCGACCCGGCGTGGCTGGCGACGCGTACGCGGCCGTTCGGCGGCATCGAGGCCGATCGGCACGTGCATGTCGAGACCGTGGCGCAGGACGGCGGCTGGTCGGCGGCACACCGCGGGCCGGTGCGGGTTGCGTCCGCCGAACACATCGCGCAACGGGTCGCGCAGGCGCTGGCGCAAGGCGAGCTGGCCGCGCACGAGCTGGTGCTGCTGACGCCGTTTCGGGCCCAGCGCGCGCTGATCCGCCAGCGGCTGGCGGCGCACGGCGTGTTTCAGGTCAAGGTCAGCACGGTGCACCGCGCGCAGGGCAGCGAGGCGGCGGTGGTGATCTTCGACCCGGCCGACGGCGCGCAGCCGTTCCTGCGCACCGAGGAGGCCGGGCGGCTCATCAACGTGGCGCTCAGCCGGGCGCAGGCCAAGGTGGTGGTCTATCTGTCGGGCGCCGACGCGGCCAATCCGGTGCTGGCGCAGATCGTCAACCGGCTGCGGCTGGCCGGCGATGCGCGGCGCGCCACGCCGATCGGCGAGCTGGCGTTGCGCTCGGATTTCCCGGCTTGCGCGGTGGGCCTGCGGGTGGCGATCGGGCGCCATGCCGGCGAGGTGTCACGCGCCTCGCCCGATGGCCGGCAACTGTGGATGGTCAACGAGGCGAGTGGCGCCGAACAGCTGTTCGACGCGGCCTTCCTGCGCCGCAAGGCGGCTGGCGCCTAG
- a CDS encoding ammonium transporter, with amino-acid sequence MRFPSAATRGCLAASAWLSCASAAAQPAARGLQSAAVIDSGDTAWMMAATALVLLMSIPGLALFYAGMVRKKNILATMAQVLAVCALVSLLWFALGYSLAFRPGSPWLGDTAGAWLATLHFDQARGQLSVHPLAPTVPESVFVMYQMSFAIITPALIVGAFAERMRFAALLWFMALWSLAVYAPIAHWVWAPGGWLGAIGALDFAGGTVVHLNAGMAGLVAAWMLGRRIGYGELALTPSNLGYTMVGAALLWVGWMGFNGGSAFAADGRAGMAMLATQLAAAAATLSWMLAEWLVRRTPTLLGLCSGAVAGLVAVTPASGYVTPASAVLIGAAAGVGCYWGATGLKRWLGADDSLDVFGVHAVGGLIGALLTGVLADPRIGGVTGSLQAQAVAAGATLLYSGVVTAAILWAVDAVIGLRVTARQEHAGLDLSQHGERVE; translated from the coding sequence ATGCGTTTCCCCTCCGCCGCGACCCGCGGCTGCCTTGCCGCCTCGGCCTGGCTTTCCTGCGCCAGCGCCGCCGCGCAGCCGGCCGCGCGGGGGCTGCAATCGGCCGCCGTCATCGACAGCGGCGACACCGCCTGGATGATGGCCGCCACCGCGCTGGTGCTGCTGATGAGCATCCCGGGCCTGGCGCTGTTCTATGCCGGCATGGTGCGCAAGAAGAACATCCTGGCGACGATGGCGCAGGTGCTGGCGGTGTGTGCGCTGGTCAGCCTGCTGTGGTTTGCGCTCGGCTACAGCCTGGCGTTCCGGCCCGGCTCGCCGTGGCTGGGCGACACCGCCGGCGCCTGGCTGGCCACGCTGCATTTCGACCAGGCGCGCGGCCAGCTGAGCGTGCACCCGCTGGCGCCGACGGTGCCCGAGTCGGTGTTCGTGATGTACCAGATGAGCTTCGCCATCATCACGCCCGCCCTGATCGTGGGCGCGTTCGCCGAGCGCATGCGTTTTGCCGCCCTGTTGTGGTTCATGGCGCTGTGGTCGCTGGCGGTCTACGCGCCGATCGCGCACTGGGTGTGGGCGCCGGGCGGCTGGCTGGGCGCGATCGGCGCGCTCGACTTCGCCGGCGGCACCGTCGTGCACCTGAACGCCGGCATGGCCGGGCTGGTGGCGGCCTGGATGCTGGGCCGGCGCATCGGCTACGGCGAGCTGGCGCTGACGCCGTCGAACCTGGGCTACACGATGGTCGGCGCGGCGCTGCTGTGGGTCGGCTGGATGGGCTTCAACGGCGGCTCGGCCTTTGCCGCCGACGGCCGCGCCGGCATGGCGATGCTGGCCACCCAGCTCGCCGCCGCCGCCGCCACGCTGAGCTGGATGCTGGCCGAGTGGCTGGTGCGCCGCACGCCCACGCTGCTGGGCCTGTGCAGCGGCGCCGTGGCCGGCCTGGTGGCGGTCACGCCGGCTTCGGGTTACGTGACACCCGCCTCGGCGGTGCTGATCGGCGCGGCGGCCGGTGTCGGCTGCTACTGGGGCGCGACCGGCCTCAAGCGCTGGCTCGGTGCCGACGACTCGCTCGACGTGTTCGGCGTGCACGCCGTCGGTGGCCTGATCGGCGCGCTGCTCACCGGCGTGCTGGCCGACCCGCGCATCGGCGGCGTGACCGGCTCGCTGCAGGCGCAGGCGGTGGCTGCGGGCGCCACGCTGCTCTACAGCGGCGTGGTCACGGCGGCGATCCTGTGGGCGGTCGACGCCGTGATCGGCCTGCGCGTCACGGCCCGCCAGGAACACGCCGGGCTCGATCTCAGCCAGCACGGCGAGCGGGTCGAATGA